A single genomic interval of Nonomuraea rubra harbors:
- a CDS encoding amidohydrolase family protein — MRIIRAAKVLTGRPGEVIADGEVLVDGARIVSVGPRGSAGEAEEVLDLPGHTVLPGLVDAHVHLGFDDQVDPVTRRSRESDHHLLLRMAENARKLVSAGVTTARDLGGRGFLDVALRDAIEEGLAVGPHLVAATRPITITGGHCWYMGGEADDEPAIRRVARENLRAGADCLKVMASGGLMTPSAPPSWTPQYTTDQLRVVVQEAATRGKHVAAHAHAHASIRSCVEAGVTTIEHCTFFTPTGHRYDPRLADFVAASGTYVCPTVHGVHERIAKVHGQAMVEAWLAGVAAMREAGMRVIAGTDAGFAVGGIANRTDGYVGGLETFASVGYGNAEIIELATVLAADACGVGEVAGSLDPGKRADLIAVAGDPLERISDLRNLALVLVSGRSVGQAGVDTVTSSVG; from the coding sequence ATGAGGATCATTCGCGCCGCCAAGGTGCTCACCGGGCGTCCAGGAGAGGTGATCGCGGACGGCGAGGTCCTCGTCGACGGGGCCAGGATCGTCTCCGTGGGGCCGCGCGGCAGCGCGGGGGAGGCGGAGGAGGTGCTCGACCTGCCCGGCCACACGGTGCTGCCCGGGCTGGTGGACGCGCACGTGCACCTCGGGTTCGACGACCAGGTCGATCCGGTGACCAGGCGCAGCCGGGAGAGCGACCACCACCTGCTGCTGCGGATGGCCGAGAACGCCCGCAAGCTCGTCTCCGCCGGCGTCACCACCGCCCGCGACCTGGGCGGGCGCGGCTTCCTCGACGTGGCGCTGCGCGACGCCATCGAGGAGGGCTTGGCCGTGGGCCCGCACCTGGTGGCCGCCACCCGGCCGATCACGATCACCGGCGGCCACTGCTGGTACATGGGCGGCGAGGCCGACGACGAGCCCGCCATCCGCCGCGTGGCCAGGGAGAACCTGCGTGCGGGCGCCGACTGCCTCAAGGTGATGGCCTCCGGCGGCCTGATGACGCCGAGCGCGCCGCCGAGCTGGACACCGCAGTACACCACGGACCAGCTCCGCGTGGTCGTCCAGGAGGCGGCCACGCGCGGCAAGCACGTCGCGGCCCACGCCCACGCGCACGCCTCCATCAGGAGCTGCGTCGAGGCGGGCGTCACCACCATCGAGCACTGCACGTTCTTCACGCCGACGGGCCACCGGTACGACCCCCGGCTCGCCGACTTCGTCGCGGCCAGCGGCACGTACGTGTGCCCCACCGTGCACGGCGTGCACGAGCGGATCGCCAAGGTGCACGGGCAGGCGATGGTCGAGGCCTGGCTGGCCGGTGTCGCCGCGATGCGGGAGGCGGGCATGCGGGTGATCGCCGGCACCGACGCCGGATTCGCGGTGGGAGGCATCGCCAACCGTACGGATGGGTACGTAGGCGGGCTGGAGACGTTCGCGTCGGTGGGCTACGGCAACGCGGAGATCATCGAGCTGGCCACCGTGCTGGCCGCCGACGCCTGCGGGGTCGGCGAGGTCGCCGGCAGCCTGGACCCCGGCAAGCGGGCCGACCTCATCGCGGTGGCGGGCGACCCGCTCGAACGCATCTCCGACCTGCGCAACCTCGCGCTCGTGCTGGTCTCGGGGCGCTCGGTCGGGCAGGCGGGCGTGGACACCGTGACCTCGTCCGTGGGCTGA
- a CDS encoding SRPBCC family protein produces the protein MNTKEAPTMTQTAEYELTRHFDVPRERVWAAWTEPERFSRWFGPVTLATPVGRITLDAWPGGVWRATLVGEEGFEVTLDGTYREVVAPERLVFTTGDPDDPGDGPASVVTVTLADAGGGTEMRFHQYGVNTDQEHAEGAKAGWNEFFDRLAAHLNDQSRSWASSSL, from the coding sequence ATGAACACCAAGGAGGCCCCCACGATGACCCAGACCGCCGAGTACGAGCTGACCCGCCACTTCGACGTGCCCCGCGAGCGGGTGTGGGCGGCATGGACCGAGCCCGAGCGGTTCTCCCGCTGGTTCGGGCCGGTGACGCTGGCCACGCCGGTGGGCCGCATCACGCTGGACGCCTGGCCGGGCGGGGTCTGGCGGGCCACGCTGGTGGGCGAGGAGGGGTTCGAGGTGACGCTGGACGGGACGTACCGGGAGGTGGTGGCGCCGGAGCGGCTCGTCTTCACCACCGGCGACCCCGACGACCCCGGTGACGGGCCCGCCTCCGTCGTCACGGTCACGCTCGCCGACGCGGGCGGCGGGACCGAGATGCGGTTCCACCAGTACGGGGTCAACACCGACCAGGAGCACGCCGAGGGGGCCAAGGCGGGCTGGAACGAGTTCTTCGACCGCCTGGCCGCCCACCTCAACGATCAGAGCAGGTCCTGGGCGTCGTCCAGCTTGTAG